The genomic region GCCCCTCACGCAGCGAAATCAGGCCCCGCCAGCACCCTCCCGGGAGCCCGAGTGTCGGCGCCAGAGCGCGCCAATAGTCTGGAGGTATGGCGAACCCAGGGGTCGATGACCGTCTGTACTTCCGACAGCTGCTCTCAGGCCGCGACTTCGCTGCCGGCGACGCGATCGCGCAGCAGATGCGGAACTTCTCGTACCTGATCGGCGACCGGGAGACCGGGGACTGCCTCGTCGTCGATCCGGCCTACGCCGCGGGTGACCTCGCCGACATCGTGGAGTCCGACGGCATGCGGCTCTCCGGTGTCCTGGTCACCCACCACCACCCCGACCACGTCGGCGGTTCGATGATGGGCTTCGAACTCAAGGGCCTCGCCGAACTCCTGGAGCGGGTCGCGATTCCGGTCCATGTGAACACCCATGAGGCGGAATGGGTTTCGCGCACGACCGGTATCCCGCTGACCGACCTGACATCGCACGAACACGGCGACAAGGTCAACGTCGGCGATGTCGAGATCGAGTTGCTGCACACCCCCGGACACACCCCGGGCAGCCAGTGCTTCCTGCTCGACGGCCGGCTCGTCGCGGGCGACACCCTGTTCCTGGAGGGATGTGGGCGCACCGACTTCCCCGGCGGCAACTCCGATGACATGTTCCGCAGCCTGCAGGCGCTGGCCAAGTTGCCGGGCGACCCGACGGTCTTCCCCGGGCACTGGTACTCGGCCGAGCCGAGCGAGCCTCTGTCCGATGTGCGTCGCCTCAACTATGTCTACCGGGCCAG from Mycolicibacterium sp. YH-1 harbors:
- a CDS encoding MBL fold metallo-hydrolase, with the translated sequence MANPGVDDRLYFRQLLSGRDFAAGDAIAQQMRNFSYLIGDRETGDCLVVDPAYAAGDLADIVESDGMRLSGVLVTHHHPDHVGGSMMGFELKGLAELLERVAIPVHVNTHEAEWVSRTTGIPLTDLTSHEHGDKVNVGDVEIELLHTPGHTPGSQCFLLDGRLVAGDTLFLEGCGRTDFPGGNSDDMFRSLQALAKLPGDPTVFPGHWYSAEPSEPLSDVRRLNYVYRASTLDQWRTVMGG